Part of the Jatrophihabitans sp. GAS493 genome, CGCCGCCACCGATACCCGCGATCACGCCGACCATGCACGAACCGGCCGGATCGAGGCCGGTGACCAGGGCCTGGCGGGTGGCCGCGACGGTGAAGAGCGCCAGTCCGGCCGCATCGAGGATGAGCATCGGGCGCCGAACCTTGGCGATCTGCGGGTGCCGGAAGAAGACTATGACGGCGGCTATCGCCGGAACGGCGAGGTAGGGCCAGTGCCGCAGGGCGGCCGGCGGGGTGTCGCCGAGGAGCACGTCCCGGATCAGGCCCCCGCCGATCGAGGTGATGGTTGCCATCACAACCAGACCGAAGATGTCCAGGTGGGCCCGGACGCCGGCCAGGCCGCCGGAGAGCGCGAAGACGAAGATTCCGACGAGGTCAAGCGCCTCGAGGTTGGCGAGATGCGGCGACACGCAACACAGGTTACGCACCGGTTTGGGATATCAAGTGCCGGATGAACCAGACTCAGGGTTGTGAACCTGCCCGCAATCCGATCGCCACAGACTGCATGAGGTTCCTGCGTCGCATTCGCTATCTGCCTCAATTGCTGAGGCACACGGTCACCGCGGGCTGGCGGGACCGCGTGCTCGGCCTCTCCGCGGAGGCCGCGTTCTGGCAGCTGCTGAGCCTGCCGTCGTTGTTCCTGGCCGGCATCGCGTCGCTCGGCTACGCCTCCCGCTGGTTCGGCGAGAGCACTGTCAACCGCACCGAGAGCCAGATCGAGGTCACCCTGGCCCGGGCCTTCAGCCCGGAGGTGGTGAACGAGGTCATCTCCCCCACGCTGCGCGAAATCCTGCATGGCCAGCGCATCGACATCATCAGCGTCGGGTTCGGGCTGGCTCTATGGGCTGGTTCGTCGGCCACGGCCACCTTCGTCAACACGATCACGATCGCCTACGGCATGCGGGACCAACGCGGCGCGGTGCAGAGCCGGCTACTCGCGCTCGGCCTCTTCCTCGGCTCG contains:
- a CDS encoding trimeric intracellular cation channel family protein; translation: MSPHLANLEALDLVGIFVFALSGGLAGVRAHLDIFGLVVMATITSIGGGLIRDVLLGDTPPAALRHWPYLAVPAIAAVIVFFRHPQIAKVRRPMLILDAAGLALFTVAATRQALVTGLDPAGSCMVGVIAGIGGGVLRDVLLREIPVVLRSEIYAVAAAAGAVLVAIGYAVDHLNAVWMTASALVIFGLRVVSLRRHWTAPRAPDTPPVR